GCTCACGCTGTCAAAAAACTCAACCCTTCTTCACAATCAAATGCCTAAACTGCTTCGGCTTCCTAACACTTGAAAAAATAGAACAAAAACCCCAAATACTATCACTTGACCAAATAGAAATAAAAGAAATAAAACTATTCAAAACACCAATTGAAACATTATCCCTCCCGGAGGGCTCTATGACCATAATGGCAGGTGTCCCAGGGGCTGGAAAATCAACCCTCGCACTAAAAATAGCAAACGAAATCCTAAAACAAAATGATATACTAACTCTCTACATCTCATCAGAAGAACCACCAGAACTAATTAAACAAAGAGCCATAAGAGTTGCCCCAGAACTAATTCACAACCAAAACTTCAAAATCCTATGCGAGACA
This Candidatus Thermokryptus mobilis DNA region includes the following protein-coding sequences:
- a CDS encoding AAA family ATPase; protein product: MTYICSRCQKTQPFFTIKCLNCFGFLTLEKIEQKPQILSLDQIEIKEIKLFKTPIETLSLPEGSMTIMAGVPGAGKSTLALKIANEILKQNDILTLYISSEEPPELIKQRAIRVAPELIHNQNFKILCETILEKIKDAISQILNPQSQTPNPENQEQTFIILDSINAVKSGKTLSPPGSPSNIIKTLNMLHNLRIQHSPKPTTLIIAHANKQRAIAGPLTLQHMVDIVLFFNIEKDGSRTISTLKNRF